The following are encoded together in the Humulus lupulus chromosome 5, drHumLupu1.1, whole genome shotgun sequence genome:
- the LOC133834540 gene encoding uncharacterized protein LOC133834540 gives MDYAIRKDEPAAITATSTAAQIALYEKWERSNRLSIMFIMSKIPLGMRGSVEQPEKVKDLIKLIDEQFDTSDKPLYNNLIHQFSSTKLTGVKGVREHISKMRDISAQLKKLDVVIPETFLVHYILNHLPPQYGPFKISYNTHKDKWSINELITMCAQEEARLLQEQGESAHMATQGKKRKPSKKDKGKNKVPPQGDIKKDSIKCFFCKKKGHAKKECAKFKKWMDDNGFTKPKEASGK, from the exons atggactatgcaataaggaaggacgaacctgctgcaatcactgcgactagcactgctgctcagatcgcactatatgagaaatgggagcggtccaatcgcctcagcatcatgttcatcatgtccaagatccctctgggaatgcgtggatcggtggagcaacctgagaaagtcaaagacttgatcaaactgatcgatgagcagttcgacacttcagacaaaccactttacaacaacctcatccaccagttctcatccacaaaactcactggtgtcaaaggagttagagaacatatttcaaagatgagggacatttctgctcaactgaagaaactcgatgtagtcattcccgaaaccttcctggtccactacatccttaaccatcttccacctcaatatgggcctttcaaaatttcctacaacacacataaggacaaatggagtatcaatgaactgataaccatgtgtgctcaagaagaagcaaggctcctgcaggaacaaggtgaaagtgctcacatggccacccaaggcaagaaacgcaaaccatccaagaaggacaaggggaaaaataaagtgcctccccaaggtgatataaagaaggattccatcaaatgtttcttctgcaaaaagaagggacatgcgaaaaaggaatgcgccaagttcaagaaatggatggacgacaatg ggtttacaaaacctaaggaagccagtgggaagtga